The Biomphalaria glabrata chromosome 1, xgBioGlab47.1, whole genome shotgun sequence sequence aatagcactagggaagaaggagtatttgtacaaatttgtcctagcatatgggacgaggaatgtgcctttatctttgtgtctttcagagtattttattaaattttgtttttgtatttgaagattatggttcagtgttttatgtattattgctactttacttttgagccttctgtcctgaaggctttctaaatttagtgattttactaaaggtgttactctagtcacatgtgaatattcgtttgttatgaatcgcactgctctattttgtgtctgttctagtttcttaatgttttcttgagttgaggggtcccaaacagaggatgcatattctattattggcctaaccaaggttaaataacattttagttttatgttcttatttgatttatagaaatttcttttaataaatcataatgctttgtttgatttttttgtagtttcatcaatatgtggattccatgacagtttttcatttattataacacctaggtattttgcgttgttagtctgtgttactggtttgccatgaataagataagtgcaattaatttgttttagtttttttgttactcttaacaactgacatttttctgggtggaaagacatgctccaatttgattcccatttctgtaattcatctaattctctttgtaaaatatctgtgtcttgtgttgtttttattgttctatatattatgcaatcgtctgcaaataatctgacttttgttcctgaagtaatgcaatttggtaaatcatttatgtaaattaaaaatagtagtggacccaagactgttccttgaggtacacctgagtttactgttatcggtgttgatttagagccatttattattacagtttgttctctccctatcagaaagtgatgcagtggaccattaatgccgaaatattttaattttttaagcaaactatggtggtgaactttgtcaaaagccttagaaaaatctagtaagatagcatctatttgttcactattatctaaaccttttgtaaaatcatcaattagtcctattagttgtgtttcacatgatctatatttcctaaagccatgttggtatggggtgaggacattatgttttaAACCAATCTGACACCTAATCAAAATCTGACActttgttctgttgtcacagagagcctaaataaataaattaggcctactgtagacattaattaataataacaataataataacagagactttgtgtttatacaagtagacatagaagactatCTTTTGTATTGCCTCACTTCCTGTTAATtactttctcacaaaacattcacaacaaacaatgacgcaatAAACATAGCCTATTAGCACACCAATATCTCATAGACGGAAgaacgacccccccccccaccaaaaaaaaggcggacatgtcctccttttgcCGGACGATTGATAGTCTAACCGAGATTATATAATAGATATCCATTGCGATTTTGAAGAATTCTGGAGTCTagatagaaatctagatcttagtGTGGCGCTTagacataggcctatatgtccATGGTAAGGCGCTACAAGAAGACTTCTTTTGGATCAAAAGTCAAATGTCAGACTAATGCAGTCactcagaatatatatataggtaatgCATAGAAGAAAACTTTAGATGATTagtttttatggaaaaaaagtattaaaaacaaaacaaaagtttttaaagTGCATTGAATAGATTATATTGTTTGCATTTTGCAATTATCAATtcaagatcaagatctagatctagatagactagatctagagatgtccagtaaaaaatatttagaatagtCTACAAAGCAGCTCAATAAATGACGCGGGGAATAATATGAAGTTAACTAAAATGACATTTGAGTTACACCCCCTGGTAAACAAATGGCCGAAGGAGTAGTTTCCGATAGCTATTAatcactaaattaaaaaaaaattaatctacgTGAACTTTTTTGTGTttgataataatatatttttctttacgTATATACACTATTCGCCAGCATGGATAATGCAACAAATTGTGGTTTAACATCTCTTTATATGCGCTTACAAACTTTTTCCTTGTCTCCCCTACCGAACGATTATAAATTCTCAAATTCTCCATTGAAATTAGCAGAAGCAGGATTTGCTCGACCACTGACGAAAGGTAAAGATCTGACTGATCAAGTTGAATGTAGTTCATGTGGAGTGAAATATGAAGGATGGTCTGGAGAATCTCCTTTGGCTGTACATCGTACACTAAATCATAAATGTGCTTTTCTCAACACTCCACCACCAACATTTTCCACAACatctttattttcaaatcagaAGAATGTATCAGATTGGATTCAGAAGCATTCAATCTACAATGAAAATTGTGGTAGTGAGCCTCAGGCTTGGGATGAAACTGTATCACCATCAAAAGCGAACATTTGTAGTGCATTAGACATTCAGCATCCGTTTCTTCCAAAGGAAGGCGGCTATTTGATGTTATTTGAGAGTCATAGATTGCTTACTTTCAAAAATATTATAACGCCTGATGCAGCCACATATGCGGAATCTGGTTTTATCTATGATGCTACAAGTCGAGAAGTAATATGTGTGTTCTGCAACATCAGATTTGACAATCAGTCAATcaacattttagatttagagTCTAAACATGCAGAAAAATCACCTCGTTGTCCATTTGTGCAATTGTATGATGTTGGTAATATTCCTATTAACGCTGAGAGAATGATTCGAGAAAAGGTTCGTGCAAAACATCTCAATGACATCAGAAGCCCCAAAGCTAGttcattaaaaatgaaatgcgTCATTAAACACCCTGAATTTGAAGAAATATCTGCAAGATTGGGCACTTTTAAGACATGGCCTAAGTTAATGGCAGTTATATTTCCAGCAAGTATCATGGCAGAAGCAGGATTTTATTACTCAGGTAatttcttgacatttttttatcaaagaaatttttttttttactaatctagaatcaagtttatttttatcatGGTGTAAAGTAAATCAACCTTCAACCACCTGTCTGTCATCCACGTCTCTCTTGTTCAGGCctgaaaaacattcaaataattaCTTATATTGCATTAATTACTTATTAAATAGTGCATTAGCTGCACAATTTTTCTTGattgtttttcaaaagtatAAGGCAGGGtagcttttttatatatttttttttatatagcctCCAATATTTGAAAATATCCAACTTgtcatataatatttttttttaaatttatatcttGAGAAAAATAACTTGCAACATgaatatatttcaaataaaaaaaaaataaaaaagaaaccatTGAATAAAAACTatcaagatgtttttttttaaatctcatatTGATCCattttttagacaaaaaaagAACTATTCAGCCAATCATCCGCTgaacttttaatatttatattttctagcactcaCAGTAGTAGGGTAATAACTTGTTCCAGTTTGTGTTTATCTGTTAAATTTCagtgctttgatttttttttttttttctgtaacaaattatatgaatattttttcacttgaaaaaaaactatttaaaaactagttacctctttaaaaacataaaatgaagttttgtctttcattcttttgaTTAGATGAGTTATACATGGCTTTAGTCATGCATTCTAATGCTCAATGAaacatatttctattttttaccagaacaattaaaaaaaaatattgctaagctatcatttatatttttgctGGAATTAATTTAGTGAGTCtaaagtgttttaaaaacataaaaaaaaaattgtgattaCTTTTAAATGACatatatttatcaatatcaattacaataaaatttattataaaaattatttgtgaaaaaattttgtcattttattttcaatacttAACAGcttaatgtaataatgtaaagaaaagtaaactaataaaattaaattacataaaaaaaataaaaaattttatctCCTTAAAGCTGAATTTGTTTAGTTGTTGAAATCTTCACttactaagaaaaaaataaatttaataataagaaaaaatatccCTGGATTATGATCCTGTACTGTATTATGTGCTCCAGGCTTTATGGACAAAGTGAAGTGTTATGCCTGTGGTGTTGGTCTCTTCAATTGGACTCAAGATGCTGTTCCAGTAACACAACATGCAAAGGCTTCTTCTCAGTGTGTATTCTTAATGCAGACAAAAGGGAAAGAATTCATTGATCAAGCTCAAAAAGaaatagtaaatatatttttttctccatgacagacaagaaaaaaaaaattaattaaaaagtactacttttacttatattttgtctccccccacctccccccccccaatttttaaaaaaatattaataaatatctgtttttattttaagcttAAGGTAGAAGCAGACTATGAAGGAGCATCACAGTCTCAAGGTAAATTTTTATAGggcattaaaatataaatatcataTTTTAGAGCTACTcagttttttagtttttataatatatCATGTTTGTCAAACTAGATTTGACTTCGGCTTACAATTTTTgttgataaataaaacaaacatcatTTCATATTTGTGGTTTCCAACTGTTTGGTTTTGAAAATCTTCCGTAGCTCTTACAATTtttattatgtacattttttttttaattcataaaaaattaaaaagttgtttttgtcctttttttttttaataaagctgTGACTCAAATAAGTGCTAAGAAAATtcttattggagattttcataataAAGTAAACATTGTCAAAGAAGCGAAATTAAACTTCAGGGTATTAACTAAATAAAAGATACAAACAGAACACATTCAAAAGTGCTTCAAAGTGCAtaacaattaaatttttttataacttgaaaaaaaaacccagcctatcaaaactttatttataCCATACActtgctatttatggatttgCCACCATGTTAGAAAATCTCCAATAGAGAATATTTTTATGCTTGAAAgtaaattgtattttctttctttcttttgactTTTTAGAACAAGATTCATCTTTGTCTTTAGAATCAagtttatcatcatcatcatcaacagcAGCATTAGTACCAGAACCTTCAGTTACATCATCTTCAGCGTCCACTCCTGTGTCCTTGGGGTTAGACCTGGAAGCAATCAAGGCAGCCATGGCATGTCAGTACACCCAAGAGCAAATAGCTCATGCTGTCATCAAATTCTTTAACTTAACTAGTGAGTCACTCAGAGACCAAACCATTTTATTCATAGCAGATTTCCCAAATTCAATCTGTCTAATGTAGGCTGCGCTAGTGAGTCACTCAGAGAgcaaaaaattttattcaagCAGATTTCCTAAATTcaatctgtctatctctctgaTGTAGGTTGCTAGTGAATCACTCATAGAGCAAACCATTTTATTCAAGCAGATTTCCCAAATTCTATCTGTCTAATGTAGGTTGTGCTAGTGAGTCACTCAGAGAGCAAACCATTTTATTCAAACAGATTTTCCAAATTCAATCTGTCTGATGTAGGTTGCAAGTGAGTCACTCAGAGAGCAAACCATTTTATTCAAGCAGATTTTCCAAATTCAATCTGTCTGATGTAGGTTGCGCTAGTGAGTTACTCAGAGAGCAAACCATTTTATTCAAACAGATTTCCCAAATTCAATCTGTCTGATGTAGGTTGCTAGTGAGTCACTCagagaataaaccattttattCATTGCAGATTTCCCAAATTCATTTAGTTAATGAGTGAGTTACTTAGACCAAATCATTTAATAAATAGAAGATATCTTCTTTTGAGTCtcttttatatttgttattggCCTCCCTCAGTCGTAGAACAATaatggttcatcttgtagaacactttttcatgtgactgtgaaACCCTATTCTTGATTGGCATTCCCGACCACATATAGCGCAAGTTGAGGTGGCATTctctttggtggtagaggagccagccaCTTTTCTTTTTTGCCCATTGAGCAGTGTAGCTTATGACCTGTGATTGCCACCCATGTTTTGTTGACACCAAAGGATAAGCTAGAGTGTCCTGGGGCATTAAAGAAAAATGCTGACCTGACCAAAACATCTTGTGACATTTTTTATACTTACACTTGATACCCACTCAGTTGATAGTCTTGTGAAGGACCTTTTTGATTCTATAGAAATCAATGTAATAATGATAAAACCTGaacacaccattttttttaaattttatttactgATTAACAATATGATAAAAGTAATAGCTTGTTTATAAAACTAGGtttagtacatctaatttttttttttgcagactgaattttttattattgggTTGGGAAagtgaagtgtttttttttttttttttaaattacatttgcatataaaaagttcccttttagaccttgcaatctatagggcagatgatgtaaaggtcatctgtttctgtggcccacggttaatgagggtgtcatgtggccagcacaatgaccaactgcgtttacttttccccaactattgtagggtacccattagagctgggtggactcagaggcacccaaagatcctgaaattaaaaatcccagtcttcaccaggattcggaagccatgcgctttaccgctcagcacAGCGCCTCCACTTTTGCATAGAACATCTTTttagtggaccagtggggaagggggtatctgagtCACTTAGGCACTTAGCAAACACAACTTAGCTTCATTCAGGTTTCTAACTCAAACCCCATCAgtaggtagccaagcagttaatatcactcagccacacatcccattCATTCTtaagaatgaaaataaaaaaaacattaaaataatttcatataaatgtttttatttcaataaatcgtacattttggtttcgtttttattttaaagtgatTGCCAGTAATAcattgaaaatttttttaataatgtatttcagtgttattaatattatgcaaaatatcattattttgttttcttatgtaAATTTTATTCAGGTGGAAATTATCCAAATACTCATTTGCTGGTTGGACTCCTGAAGGCAGCAGATGAGAATTACCTGACTCTCTGTGAGAAAAGTCAGGAAATCCAGGAAAGCAAAGTGAAAGAGGCAGCATACCAACAGGAAATACAAGTCACCCGAACACAGCTCTATGTCAAGGATCAAGAAATCCAAGCCACTAAATCAGAGTTGCAGCGCACTGCTTTTGAATTGCAGTGGAGGGACTTGGAAGTTAGGACTGAGTTGGAGCAGCAGTTTGTGGGACAGATACAACAGCAGAAAGGGGTAAGTGTCTGTCTTTTGGTTgatttgttttctgttttcttCTTGTCTTGTATATAGTATTGTTGTCATATTTGGTCATTAGTGGTCTAGTACATAGAATGGGTAGTGAAGATTCTTCAATTTCTCTGACAGAACCCTCTAAGTTTTACTATATATCTTTCTTTCATATTGTCTACCATGGGGATCTTGTTTTTCTTCTGTCAATCACCTCTTTAACCTGTTTGAGGTCAGCAAAAGTGTTTTTTCATATAAGTTTTGGCCgcccatttaaaaaatgaagattattactttctagcccaaacctcctgcaggaatGCAGTGGATGACAGTGAGCAGAGAACCAGACTATCAGAAgtatgaccaggcagccatacaaATGTGTGTGCTTATGTTTGTTCAACATGTTTtgtatgaaattaaaattagttttggcgGTAGTAAATGAGTAGTTACAGATGTGCTGCCATGTCATACCCTAAAAGTACAAATCTGTTGTAAGATTTGTATGCGAAACTTTGTAGTTTctctttttacttttctttaattcAATTGTTTGATAACATACCAAAAAAAAGGCCATGTTCCTTAAGAACAAACATGGCATGAGAACTGTCTCAAtgttgattctagatctagtgatatgTCTGTACAGACTCAGGTGTGATGTAGACCCATAACTGAAAAAAGTGGAGGACCACAGGCATTGACAATAActtctttattttaattagttgaATTTACATAGACTGACAAACAGAAAGAGGTTGCTATTCCActatctttttttctatatccCCTTGAAAATTAACTACAACAAAGACACTGTTACATGTCATTTTTTCTGTGTATGTGATTAGATCATAGAACAGAAAGATCAGGTgattgaaagaaaaaatcaaGAACTAGAGCAAAACTCCATACAACTTCAGATGAAAGATAAAGAATTAGAAGATCTTCAAAGGCACATCAAATCTTTGAGAGCAGAATTGGAGCGCAGAGAACAGGGAATCAATGGAAGTGGTGAGAGTTGACattattttaactctttttatAGTTAGATGTAATCTTTTAAATCTTTtagaaatattctttaaaaaacgtaggcttaaaaatattttttttcatgatagGTCTCTGGTCTCAAGTTTAAGTACTGTATTAAAGCTAATTACACAACATTATGCATTAGCCTTGGACATTATATTCTTTTTCAATTCCTcttttcagcttgcaaattcttcatcgggtcaaaaaacaaaagggtgggtgggtggacacATAGTTATTGAAAACGgttctaatgattttcctagaaattaaaCAGTATATTTTTGGAAAAGAAATACCAGCTGATTGGCATCACTGtcaaaaactctagtttgacagttataatttttcaaagtatattgaaaattaattaaaatttctcTTTAGGTCTaggcaatctttatcttgaacagacataCATCAGCGGGTATTTTTGCTTGTAGGCCTTATTCattaaatagttaaataaataaataggcgtTCAGGAACATAGGTCTATCATTAAAATTGTAtatactctgagtagatttatacattcgcttgaCCAGGGATTTTTTTcatgggtgggggtgggggggggggtgggcgTTGGGGTGgggtaaaaaaatgttccattttgtATTATTCGTTAGTTATTAAAAGTTAAAGAATCACTCTTTGGAAACAtacatcagcttcataaaggattaattgtcttaaaaaaaaacactttcttttATG is a genomic window containing:
- the LOC106072706 gene encoding death-associated inhibitor of apoptosis 2-like isoform X2 translates to MDNATNCGLTSLYMRLQTFSLSPLPNDYKFSNSPLKLAEAGFARPLTKGKDLTDQVECSSCGVKYEGWSGESPLAVHRTLNHKCAFLNTPPPTFSTTSLFSNQKNVSDWIQKHSIYNENCGSEPQAWDETVSPSKANICSALDIQHPFLPKEGGYLMLFESHRLLTFKNIITPDAATYAESGFIYDATSREVICVFCNIRFDNQSINILDLESKHAEKSPRCPFVQLYDVGNIPINAERMIREKVRAKHLNDIRSPKASSLKMKCVIKHPEFEEISARLGTFKTWPKLMAVIFPASIMAEAGFYYSGFMDKVKCYACGVGLFNWTQDAVPVTQHAKASSQCVFLMQTKGKEFIDQAQKEILKVEADYEGASQSQEQDSSLSLESSLSSSSSTAALVPEPSVTSSSASTPVSLGLDLEAIKAAMACGNYPNTHLLVGLLKAADENYLTLCEKSQEIQESKVKEAAYQQEIQVTRTQLYVKDQEIQATKSELQRTAFELQWRDLEVRTELEQQFVGQIQQQKGIIEQKDQVIERKNQELEQNSIQLQMKDKELEDLQRHIKSLRAELERREQGINGSDDDEDSLSSSDAENSSEPDTSSSEEFPVASCKVCLVQPSQIVFLPCKHLCCCDTCASRLMGQNCPICRERNMGFEKVYVM
- the LOC106072706 gene encoding death-associated inhibitor of apoptosis 2-like isoform X1, with translation MDNATNCGLTSLYMRLQTFSLSPLPNDYKFSNSPLKLAEAGFARPLTKGKDLTDQVECSSCGVKYEGWSGESPLAVHRTLNHKCAFLNTPPPTFSTTSLFSNQKNVSDWIQKHSIYNENCGSEPQAWDETVSPSKANICSALDIQHPFLPKEGGYLMLFESHRLLTFKNIITPDAATYAESGFIYDATSREVICVFCNIRFDNQSINILDLESKHAEKSPRCPFVQLYDVGNIPINAERMIREKVRAKHLNDIRSPKASSLKMKCVIKHPEFEEISARLGTFKTWPKLMAVIFPASIMAEAGFYYSGFMDKVKCYACGVGLFNWTQDAVPVTQHAKASSQCVFLMQTKGKEFIDQAQKEILKVEADYEGASQSQEQDSSLSLESSLSSSSSTAALVPEPSVTSSSASTPVSLGLDLEAIKAAMACQYTQEQIAHAVIKFFNLTSGNYPNTHLLVGLLKAADENYLTLCEKSQEIQESKVKEAAYQQEIQVTRTQLYVKDQEIQATKSELQRTAFELQWRDLEVRTELEQQFVGQIQQQKGIIEQKDQVIERKNQELEQNSIQLQMKDKELEDLQRHIKSLRAELERREQGINGSDDDEDSLSSSDAENSSEPDTSSSEEFPVASCKVCLVQPSQIVFLPCKHLCCCDTCASRLMGQNCPICRERNMGFEKVYVM